A part of Candidatus Electrothrix aestuarii genomic DNA contains:
- a CDS encoding sulfotransferase gives MHSGKYRTPKAYRTLFQGVEDQLYAGEASHYLYHPGTAELIYEYNPCSKIIISLRNPVDRIYSEYLLYVRQQRITISFDKFITSQLTYNKKEKIWDLLPGNRLVKGFYSQLIPKWLEYFGKENVIIVYFDDLVQNPALFCHQLYTSLGVDTTFRATSIHAQAGGKVTFPSLFNMIGRNYTIKHIIKPLLPRLLRVKMRGYFYQFFLQKEPMSPQTRKILHDVYFEEILQLEQLLLKDLSQWKHPNQS, from the coding sequence ATACACTCCGGAAAATACCGAACTCCTAAAGCATATCGGACCCTTTTTCAGGGTGTTGAAGATCAGCTATATGCTGGTGAAGCTTCTCATTATCTTTATCATCCTGGTACTGCTGAGCTTATTTACGAGTATAATCCTTGTTCTAAAATTATTATTTCTTTACGAAATCCTGTTGATAGAATTTATTCCGAATATTTATTGTACGTGAGGCAACAAAGAATAACGATTTCTTTTGATAAATTTATTACCTCCCAACTTACTTATAATAAGAAAGAAAAAATATGGGATCTTTTACCAGGAAATCGTTTAGTAAAAGGATTTTATTCGCAACTGATACCAAAGTGGCTAGAATACTTCGGGAAAGAAAATGTAATTATCGTATATTTTGATGATCTTGTACAGAATCCTGCGTTGTTTTGCCACCAGCTCTACACATCGCTTGGAGTCGATACAACATTTCGAGCAACAAGCATTCATGCTCAAGCTGGAGGAAAAGTCACCTTCCCAAGCTTATTCAATATGATAGGAAGAAATTATACAATAAAGCATATTATAAAACCTCTGCTACCTCGATTACTTCGTGTCAAAATGCGAGGTTATTTTTACCAATTTTTTCTGCAAAAAGAACCTATGAGTCCACAAACTCGTAAAATATTGCATGATGTTTATTTTGAAGAAATACTTCAATTAGAGCAGTTATTATTAAAAGACTTATCTCAATGGAAACACCCCAACCAATCATAG
- a CDS encoding sulfotransferase family protein produces the protein MEKPKIFGIGLNKTGTTTLGQCGEILGLRCTGCNPRLLEDFVVRNDFSRIVQHVSRYDLFEDWPWPLIYKQLDEMFPGSKFILTVRSSAETWLESLKKHSMRTHPTKHCRKLAYNFNFPHKHEKEHVEFYIKHNDCVRSYFDNRRNDFVELCWENGDGFEKLCNFLGYDVPDVPFPHANKGINNQVGKRRLLTNKLLSKIDRQDSWLTQQIIALVLYSVALRKKK, from the coding sequence ATGGAGAAGCCAAAAATATTTGGAATAGGTCTAAATAAGACTGGAACGACAACCTTGGGACAATGCGGAGAAATTTTGGGACTCCGTTGCACTGGTTGTAACCCAAGGCTTCTTGAAGATTTTGTTGTCAGAAACGATTTTTCCCGAATCGTTCAACATGTAAGCCGGTATGATTTATTTGAAGATTGGCCATGGCCTCTGATTTATAAACAACTTGACGAGATGTTTCCAGGGAGTAAGTTTATTCTTACAGTACGTAGTTCAGCGGAAACATGGCTTGAGAGCCTAAAAAAACATTCTATGCGGACGCATCCTACAAAACATTGTCGAAAACTAGCATATAATTTTAATTTTCCGCACAAGCATGAGAAAGAGCACGTTGAATTCTATATAAAGCACAATGACTGTGTCCGCTCATACTTTGATAATCGGAGAAACGACTTCGTGGAATTGTGTTGGGAAAATGGTGATGGGTTTGAAAAACTATGCAACTTCTTGGGGTATGATGTTCCTGATGTTCCATTTCCGCATGCTAACAAAGGAATAAATAATCAAGTAGGGAAGAGGCGATTGCTGACAAATAAGTTGTTGAGCAAAATAGATAGACAGGACAGTTGGTTAACTCAACAAATTATTGCACTGGTTCTTTACTCCGTTGCGCTTCGTAAGAAAAAGTGA
- a CDS encoding glycosyltransferase family 4 protein, which translates to MKKGDNVQHYSLGNSAPKEWQVFIKKLYNMNSLKNTTIHQIINNLERAGAQILVRQLHEALLFNGIDSRLVSLTAFSSSEPITYQSLGFFECYNLRAIAALYAYIKNNCKPNDIIHVHLFPAMLYVSLAVRLTGWQGTLICTEHNTHNRRRNRYIGKIIDSILYSRYRKIICISKGTKDALVTWMPSLRPKLSIISNGIPLTYNRFPIRQFREKPIIISVGSLSKQKNYDIAIRAMHLISDIDYEYWIAGEGSEEDNLKSLCKSLNLDKKIRFLGLIEDVPSLLKEADIFLMPSLWEGFGLAAVEAMNAGLPLIVSDVPGLREIVASLEECALLVPPNEPHRISQAVRELLINPDKRVIFGKNAYLRSSAFSIEETIENHIKFYSTIH; encoded by the coding sequence TTGAAAAAGGGCGACAACGTGCAGCATTATTCACTTGGGAACAGTGCGCCAAAAGAGTGGCAAGTGTTTATAAAGAAATTGTATAATATGAACTCCCTCAAAAACACAACAATTCACCAGATTATAAACAATCTTGAGCGTGCTGGAGCTCAAATACTTGTGCGTCAACTTCATGAGGCTTTGCTATTCAACGGAATTGATTCCCGTCTAGTGTCCCTGACTGCCTTCTCGTCCTCTGAACCTATCACATACCAATCACTTGGTTTTTTTGAATGTTATAATCTTCGCGCAATTGCGGCATTGTATGCCTATATTAAGAATAACTGCAAACCCAATGACATTATTCATGTTCACTTGTTTCCTGCTATGCTTTATGTATCCCTTGCTGTACGCCTTACTGGTTGGCAAGGCACGCTTATTTGCACAGAGCATAACACTCATAATCGTAGGAGGAATAGGTACATAGGGAAAATTATTGATAGCATTTTGTACTCTCGATATAGAAAAATTATTTGTATTAGCAAGGGGACAAAAGATGCTCTAGTCACTTGGATGCCATCCTTACGTCCAAAACTAAGCATAATCAGTAATGGCATTCCACTAACATATAATCGTTTTCCAATTCGTCAATTTCGCGAGAAGCCCATTATTATTTCTGTGGGGAGTTTGAGTAAACAAAAAAACTACGATATAGCTATCCGTGCGATGCACCTGATCTCAGATATTGATTATGAGTATTGGATTGCCGGAGAAGGATCAGAGGAAGACAATTTAAAATCTCTCTGTAAATCTTTAAATCTTGATAAAAAAATTAGATTCCTCGGTCTTATTGAAGATGTGCCGTCACTTTTAAAGGAAGCAGATATATTTTTAATGCCTTCTCTCTGGGAAGGATTCGGCTTAGCGGCAGTTGAAGCTATGAATGCTGGCTTGCCACTTATAGTCAGCGATGTCCCCGGACTAAGAGAAATTGTAGCATCATTAGAAGAATGCGCACTCCTCGTTCCTCCAAATGAGCCTCATAGAATTTCGCAAGCCGTTAGGGAATTATTAATTAATCCTGACAAAAGGGTAATATTCGGGAAAAACGCATACCTACGCAGCTCAGCATTTTCTATAGAAGAAACGATAGAAAATCACATTAAATTCTACAGCACTATCCATTAA
- a CDS encoding class I SAM-dependent methyltransferase: MQRHTPPTKSIADLPDIRERIICPICQHHTTYSTTSVRCMNVECETEFPVTGGIPILINESESLFTIEKFLTHQQKKYQAITTKNSATTKVKQFAKRMRGMLQPSLSLNLSYKRNFNMLNRLLSHQKNPKILIIGGAIITSGTEMLFAPERTIVESDIYIGPRTQVIIDAHHIPFEDETFDLVIFQAVLEHVLDPPQCVAEAHRVLKNDGIIFATTPFMQQVHMKAYDFTRYTQLGHRRLFRAFEQMDSGVIAGTGVALGWSIRYFLNSLTTNKYARSSLLLIASWLFFWLKYIDYITYKNKATINGASGFYFIGKKSICILDDKELIKMYRGI; this comes from the coding sequence TTGCAAAGACATACGCCTCCTACAAAATCAATTGCCGATCTTCCAGACATTAGGGAACGAATCATTTGTCCTATTTGCCAACATCATACCACTTACTCTACGACTTCTGTCAGATGTATGAATGTTGAATGTGAAACTGAATTTCCAGTGACAGGAGGAATACCTATTTTAATCAATGAATCAGAAAGCTTATTCACAATAGAAAAATTTTTAACTCATCAACAAAAAAAATATCAAGCTATAACTACTAAAAATAGCGCAACTACCAAAGTAAAACAGTTTGCCAAGCGTATGAGGGGCATGCTCCAACCCTCACTGAGTCTTAACTTGAGCTACAAACGCAACTTCAATATGTTGAATAGGTTATTATCGCACCAGAAAAATCCAAAAATTTTGATTATTGGAGGAGCAATTATTACAAGTGGAACAGAAATGCTCTTTGCCCCTGAACGAACTATTGTTGAAAGTGATATTTATATTGGGCCGAGAACGCAAGTTATTATTGATGCTCACCACATTCCATTTGAAGATGAAACCTTTGACCTTGTCATATTTCAAGCTGTACTAGAGCATGTTCTTGATCCGCCACAATGTGTTGCCGAAGCACATCGGGTACTTAAGAATGATGGAATTATATTTGCTACGACACCATTCATGCAGCAGGTCCATATGAAAGCATACGATTTTACGCGATATACGCAGTTAGGTCACAGGAGACTCTTTCGTGCTTTTGAACAAATGGACTCTGGAGTCATTGCGGGAACAGGCGTTGCTTTAGGATGGTCTATTCGCTATTTTTTAAATTCGTTGACAACAAATAAATATGCACGTTCTTCGTTGCTGTTGATAGCATCTTGGCTATTTTTCTGGTTAAAATATATTGATTATATCACTTATAAGAATAAAGCAACTATCAACGGTGCGTCAGGCTTTTATTTTATTGGGAAAAAAAGTATATGTATCTTGGACGATAAAGAATTGATCAAGATGTATCGGGGGATATAA
- a CDS encoding glycosyltransferase family 1 protein yields the protein MNVAYFSNQFAANQGHGIARYAHQLFDELSLLPEISITPVAAWSNHSDDKKNELTQQTGLRLLPWGRLGTSVSWTFLNWPPLEYWMPEAIDVVHAVSLGYPISTNKPYVVTIHDLGPLTHPEFFSNTNPWVMKRCLQQAIRKADAFICVSQSSADELESYVATRIAERIHVVHEGVDSLFWSKPDRDSFGTIMDLPQSDVPYILTVGKISPRKNITRVIEAFTKIIDTIPHHLVLVGGNGWDTDEVMKKISCSTSIKKRIHLAGYVSDIQLHALYSSASLYVHPSLYEGFGLPVLEAMAAGCPVVTSAMSSLPEVAGNAALFVDPIDVNAIAERIQEVCQNSITASELIEKGRQRAALFTWEQCAKRVASVYKEIV from the coding sequence ATGAATGTCGCCTACTTTTCTAATCAGTTTGCTGCTAATCAAGGGCATGGCATAGCCCGATATGCACATCAACTTTTTGACGAATTAAGTCTTCTCCCTGAAATTTCTATCACACCGGTCGCAGCATGGAGCAATCATTCAGATGATAAGAAAAACGAATTAACTCAACAGACCGGTCTCCGTTTACTGCCATGGGGACGGTTGGGTACATCAGTGAGCTGGACATTTCTGAACTGGCCGCCGCTTGAATACTGGATGCCTGAGGCAATTGACGTAGTCCATGCCGTATCCCTCGGGTATCCAATTTCGACAAATAAACCGTATGTCGTAACAATCCATGATCTTGGTCCTCTGACACATCCAGAATTTTTTTCCAATACTAATCCTTGGGTTATGAAACGCTGCTTACAGCAGGCTATTCGCAAAGCGGATGCCTTTATCTGTGTATCCCAAAGCAGTGCAGATGAATTGGAATCATATGTCGCTACTCGGATTGCTGAACGTATTCATGTTGTCCATGAAGGTGTGGATTCGCTTTTTTGGAGCAAGCCAGATAGGGATAGTTTTGGTACCATCATGGATTTACCTCAATCAGATGTGCCATATATTCTTACAGTAGGTAAAATCAGCCCGCGCAAAAATATTACGCGTGTTATTGAGGCATTCACAAAAATTATTGATACTATTCCACATCATTTGGTTTTAGTCGGCGGAAATGGATGGGATACAGATGAGGTGATGAAAAAAATATCTTGTTCCACTTCAATAAAAAAGCGAATACATTTAGCTGGATATGTGTCGGATATACAGTTACATGCTTTATATTCCTCAGCCAGTCTATATGTGCATCCTTCTTTATATGAAGGTTTTGGTCTTCCTGTTTTGGAGGCGATGGCGGCAGGATGCCCGGTCGTGACATCTGCGATGTCCTCTTTGCCTGAAGTTGCCGGAAATGCTGCTTTATTTGTAGACCCTATTGACGTAAACGCAATAGCTGAACGAATCCAAGAAGTTTGTCAAAATTCTATTACAGCCTCAGAGCTTATTGAAAAAGGGCGACAACGTGCAGCATTATTCACTTGGGAACAGTGCGCCAAAAGAGTGGCAAGTGTTTATAAAGAAATTGTATAA
- a CDS encoding glycosyltransferase, whose product MKQLKVLFSLLGDQNKASSRVRGFWIAEELEKQGIQCRILHGSIFKTSTQHLIKLRHYDIIYFQKNCSKWHVILMKLANRLGKKTLFDLDDFPSKVNSPITLYNAGRMMMQASAVMAGSPALVEYAQQYNSNAVLLPTSVQLKHYTPLKKSTSKKTVCLGWIGNGLHYGDDLVNILLKPLQRLGTRQQVQFRIVGACGNAQLYNAFSQIQGVETIFIDQIEWNNPAAIQEQVEKFDIGLYPLLDNNFNRYKCGFKALEYMAIHIPVITSPVGVMSNIIEHDKEGYLASTNDEWTNALQSLTASSTLRKKMGMAGRKKVENYYNIKKTAHQLFEMLHSL is encoded by the coding sequence ATGAAACAACTTAAAGTCCTGTTTAGCTTACTTGGTGATCAAAATAAGGCAAGTTCGAGAGTTCGAGGGTTCTGGATAGCTGAAGAGCTTGAAAAACAAGGAATACAGTGCCGTATCCTACATGGCTCTATATTTAAAACGTCAACTCAACATCTAATAAAATTAAGACATTACGATATTATATACTTTCAAAAAAACTGCTCGAAATGGCATGTTATTCTTATGAAACTTGCTAACCGTTTAGGAAAAAAAACACTCTTCGATCTGGATGATTTTCCCTCTAAGGTTAACTCCCCTATTACCCTGTATAATGCAGGTCGTATGATGATGCAGGCATCTGCAGTGATGGCTGGAAGCCCGGCATTAGTAGAATATGCTCAGCAATATAATTCAAATGCTGTCTTGTTACCAACCAGTGTACAGTTAAAACATTATACTCCACTAAAAAAATCCACCTCCAAAAAGACTGTTTGCTTAGGATGGATTGGCAATGGGTTGCACTATGGAGATGATTTGGTGAATATTTTACTTAAGCCATTGCAGCGTCTCGGTACTCGCCAGCAGGTACAATTTAGAATAGTTGGAGCATGTGGAAATGCCCAACTCTATAATGCATTCTCACAGATACAGGGGGTTGAAACCATCTTTATTGATCAAATTGAATGGAATAATCCTGCTGCTATTCAAGAGCAGGTGGAAAAATTTGATATAGGACTATACCCCCTGTTGGACAATAATTTTAACCGATATAAATGTGGTTTTAAAGCACTAGAGTATATGGCGATTCATATTCCGGTAATAACGAGTCCTGTTGGCGTCATGTCCAATATAATAGAACATGATAAAGAGGGCTACCTAGCTTCAACAAACGATGAATGGACTAATGCTTTACAGTCATTAACAGCGAGTTCGACACTGAGAAAAAAAATGGGAATGGCAGGAAGAAAAAAAGTTGAAAATTATTATAATATAAAAAAAACTGCGCATCAACTTTTTGAGATGCTTCACTCTCTCTAG
- a CDS encoding glycosyltransferase family 2 protein, producing MPQNSTRCDTSPTLGVVAISYNEEQNLPVFIEHLLPWVNEIVIIDDGSSDRTAEIAMKGGSKVNFLASPRNEGEYFSDQRNKGIAASTSHWLLHMDIDERVTPALADEIKTVIQNSEKDAYRFRRLNFFLHRPMRGGGLQGWNLIHLSRRDILKFGGMYHEECIVQASSERIGQLNAQMWHLNEDSYEKRMSKSLLYCTELSSKISKKTCKIHWYSFFIRPFIEFVKQFIFKHGYRDGIPGLIWALHAADATFRSYALAWDQQYHISRQEIESIFSESWKEYNENMRKIKND from the coding sequence ATGCCGCAAAATTCCACAAGATGCGATACCTCTCCAACGCTGGGAGTTGTAGCGATCAGTTATAATGAGGAACAGAATCTCCCCGTTTTTATAGAGCATCTTCTCCCGTGGGTAAATGAGATTGTCATTATTGACGATGGTTCTTCCGACCGGACAGCTGAAATCGCGATGAAGGGAGGCTCAAAGGTTAACTTTCTTGCTTCTCCGCGCAATGAAGGTGAGTATTTTAGTGATCAGCGTAATAAAGGGATTGCAGCCTCTACCAGCCACTGGCTTCTGCATATGGATATTGATGAGCGTGTGACACCTGCACTTGCTGATGAAATCAAAACAGTAATTCAGAACTCCGAGAAAGATGCATACAGGTTCAGACGATTGAATTTCTTTCTGCACCGGCCAATGAGGGGAGGCGGTTTACAAGGTTGGAATCTTATCCATTTGTCAAGACGGGATATATTAAAATTCGGTGGAATGTATCATGAAGAATGCATTGTTCAAGCATCTTCAGAGCGTATTGGACAGCTCAACGCACAAATGTGGCATCTTAATGAGGATAGTTATGAAAAACGTATGAGTAAAAGCCTACTTTACTGTACAGAGCTTTCAAGTAAAATTAGCAAAAAAACATGTAAAATACATTGGTACTCGTTTTTCATACGACCGTTTATTGAATTTGTTAAACAATTCATCTTCAAGCACGGTTACCGAGATGGCATTCCTGGACTGATATGGGCGTTACATGCAGCAGATGCTACCTTCCGAAGTTATGCATTGGCTTGGGACCAACAATATCACATATCACGTCAGGAAATTGAATCAATATTTTCGGAATCTTGGAAAGAATACAATGAAAATATGAGGAAGATAAAAAATGACTGA
- a CDS encoding sulfotransferase: MKPLVVILLSDKRSGSTIFEKELCKHPKVKHVTYSSHTYFETHHWLKAACILNTPKQLFYGHKMYKGYGSRTGARQYLIDTIRGNVPNFIVPDNDESLVFEGWEALCRTFATPIFFEKSPQYLSQWAALDLILKWMQCTEFDVRLIGLVRNPMAVMYSAQKLFSTNPSERQFAWAQSYRNILAMRDIVGYEQFHMVRYEDLITQPKQTFRKVCEYLGIELCEAIGEGVHAKSVALWRDDPTFTLQLHESVMRFAKHLGYGEEEMYNPPKPSLATYERIIGTTQKTMKLMMARLYSRLIKPIFLTIQNK; encoded by the coding sequence ATGAAGCCACTTGTAGTTATTCTTCTATCCGACAAACGTTCAGGCTCAACCATATTCGAAAAAGAATTATGTAAGCACCCAAAGGTAAAACATGTTACCTATTCCTCACATACCTATTTCGAAACCCATCATTGGCTGAAAGCGGCTTGTATCCTTAACACGCCTAAGCAACTCTTTTACGGGCACAAGATGTATAAGGGCTACGGCTCTCGGACAGGAGCAAGACAATACCTTATTGACACTATTCGTGGTAATGTCCCAAATTTTATCGTCCCTGACAATGATGAATCACTTGTATTTGAGGGCTGGGAAGCCTTATGCCGTACTTTTGCTACCCCTATTTTTTTTGAAAAATCGCCGCAGTATCTGAGCCAATGGGCAGCCTTAGACTTAATCCTGAAGTGGATGCAATGCACCGAATTTGATGTTCGCCTGATTGGATTGGTTCGTAATCCCATGGCTGTTATGTACTCAGCGCAGAAACTTTTTTCAACCAATCCTAGTGAACGTCAGTTTGCATGGGCACAGAGCTATCGTAACATTTTAGCAATGCGTGATATAGTTGGGTACGAGCAGTTTCATATGGTTCGATATGAAGATCTGATTACTCAGCCCAAACAGACTTTTCGGAAAGTTTGTGAATATTTGGGCATAGAGCTATGCGAAGCCATAGGGGAAGGTGTTCATGCTAAGTCAGTGGCGCTATGGAGAGATGATCCAACTTTTACATTACAACTCCATGAGAGTGTAATGCGATTTGCCAAGCATTTGGGCTACGGAGAAGAGGAGATGTATAATCCTCCAAAACCGAGTCTGGCAACATATGAACGAATTATCGGCACAACGCAAAAAACGATGAAGTTAATGATGGCTAGGTTGTATTCCAGATTAATTAAGCCCATTTTTTTAACTATACAAAATAAATAA
- a CDS encoding glycosyltransferase family A protein, producing MTDQCNKESLVTVVVPVFNRSKLILSSLESVRHQLFRPLEIIVVDDGSTDDTVKVVQKWIEQFNIPGRFSTKCITQKKNQGANAARNRGIEEATGEFVAFLDSDDLWMPQKLKKQIPALKLNPSIGGIYCGLRHFDINTQKRAEVGPKNYPEGYLLRQLLIQDITEPTSCWVVRKECFKKTGLFDITLPARQDWDMWIRLATHFHIGSIPEILVEQGGHTGERVRSDPQREIDAHQTIFEKYAYLRTKFAPSVSLAARAAMYRRRGRVYFHRGISKKSALKLQCLAIIIWPFAFDSYAALAGMFLPKNFRQNMHVAWNRIFGKTRFSIKAH from the coding sequence ATGACTGACCAATGTAATAAGGAATCCTTAGTTACAGTAGTCGTCCCTGTATTCAATCGTTCAAAATTAATTTTATCTTCTTTGGAAAGTGTTCGTCACCAGTTGTTCCGTCCATTAGAGATTATTGTTGTGGACGATGGTTCTACAGATGACACAGTCAAGGTTGTCCAAAAATGGATAGAACAATTCAATATTCCAGGGAGATTTTCTACGAAATGTATTACACAAAAAAAAAATCAAGGAGCTAACGCTGCACGCAATAGGGGGATCGAGGAGGCAACAGGGGAATTTGTCGCTTTTTTAGATAGCGATGATCTTTGGATGCCCCAAAAATTGAAAAAACAAATTCCTGCACTGAAGTTGAACCCTTCAATTGGTGGAATATACTGTGGATTGCGGCATTTCGATATTAATACCCAAAAAAGAGCAGAGGTTGGACCCAAAAACTATCCCGAAGGGTACTTATTGCGACAACTTTTAATTCAAGATATCACGGAGCCAACTTCTTGCTGGGTTGTCAGGAAAGAATGTTTTAAGAAGACTGGACTATTTGATATCACACTCCCGGCCAGGCAGGATTGGGATATGTGGATCCGTCTGGCTACACATTTTCATATAGGCTCTATTCCAGAAATTTTAGTTGAACAAGGAGGGCATACGGGAGAACGGGTACGCTCAGACCCACAAAGAGAGATAGACGCTCATCAGACTATTTTTGAAAAATACGCATATCTTCGAACAAAATTTGCACCTTCAGTTTCCCTGGCCGCCCGCGCTGCAATGTATCGCAGACGTGGAAGGGTTTATTTTCATCGTGGTATATCGAAGAAATCTGCTCTCAAACTACAATGCTTAGCTATTATTATCTGGCCATTCGCATTTGATTCTTATGCAGCGCTGGCGGGAATGTTTCTCCCGAAAAACTTCCGGCAGAATATGCATGTTGCCTGGAATCGTATCTTCGGAAAGACACGTTTCTCAATAAAAGCCCACTAA
- a CDS encoding glycosyltransferase family 4 protein codes for MGSYTMGWSSPVGGKIIRKRDNGSDMTISSSIIVAFGSIPKDGGTFTFYRNLCPALLKYGIDLRCISIGKHDANLWDTAFVDDGCVLLAKDETSVKAQAIAFSEWCVAHHVDVVIGINSQAILSALPHLPGHIRVVSRCANGFDHGYKITLSCYERLARIIALTPRLQSDLTNHYGADANKITLIPNGIAPDRFQGISESLRGQEKTLRLGFLGRLEHNQKGVLFLPEIIQHLEKKEIDFKLRIAGKGIHKKALERKLASSIKKGRVIFEGALSPNSVLDFLGETDIFLFPSQFEGCPNVLLEGMMAGCVPVTFLIEGTTDFIVKNGITGFVCPMGDCEAFATNIAELSSNRDRLRQMSVAASADARKRFSQEKAAKDYAGVFKEVMNSPPLSWTPLPWSAFQPDPAFVQRNNWKSLLPEPVKRIVKNGLFYTGLSDHYYE; via the coding sequence ATGGGTAGTTACACGATGGGGTGGAGTAGTCCTGTTGGCGGAAAAATCATCAGGAAACGAGATAACGGTAGCGATATGACCATTAGCTCCTCTATTATAGTAGCTTTCGGCTCCATTCCCAAGGATGGGGGGACCTTTACATTTTATCGTAACCTCTGTCCTGCTCTGTTGAAATATGGCATTGATCTACGCTGTATTTCGATAGGAAAGCATGATGCAAACTTATGGGATACTGCATTTGTGGACGACGGGTGTGTTTTGTTGGCAAAGGATGAAACCTCTGTTAAGGCACAAGCTATAGCCTTTAGTGAATGGTGTGTTGCTCACCATGTTGATGTTGTTATTGGCATTAATTCACAAGCAATCTTATCAGCACTGCCACATTTACCCGGACATATCAGAGTAGTCTCTCGCTGCGCCAATGGCTTTGATCATGGTTATAAAATCACGCTTTCATGTTATGAACGTCTGGCACGTATCATTGCTCTTACTCCTCGCTTACAATCCGACCTAACCAATCATTACGGAGCAGATGCAAACAAAATCACACTGATTCCGAACGGCATTGCACCAGATCGATTTCAAGGAATATCAGAATCCCTGCGAGGACAGGAGAAAACACTACGTTTAGGATTTCTAGGTCGTCTCGAACATAATCAAAAGGGAGTGTTGTTTTTGCCAGAAATCATACAACATCTTGAAAAAAAAGAGATAGACTTTAAACTTCGCATAGCTGGTAAAGGAATTCATAAAAAAGCTTTGGAACGAAAACTCGCCTCTTCTATCAAAAAAGGACGTGTCATATTTGAAGGGGCTCTTTCACCAAATAGCGTCCTAGATTTTTTAGGAGAAACGGATATTTTTCTCTTCCCTTCTCAGTTTGAAGGCTGCCCCAATGTCTTATTGGAGGGAATGATGGCTGGATGTGTTCCTGTAACATTTCTTATTGAAGGGACCACTGATTTTATTGTAAAAAACGGTATTACAGGATTTGTCTGTCCCATGGGAGATTGTGAAGCCTTTGCTACAAATATTGCCGAGCTGTCCTCCAACCGAGACCGATTACGCCAAATGTCGGTCGCTGCTTCAGCTGATGCTCGGAAACGTTTTTCTCAAGAAAAGGCTGCTAAAGACTATGCCGGAGTATTTAAAGAAGTTATGAACTCTCCTCCACTGTCATGGACTCCATTACCTTGGTCTGCATTTCAACCTGATCCCGCATTTGTACAGCGCAATAACTGGAAATCTCTTCTACCAGAACCTGTGAAGCGTATAGTCAAAAACGGATTATTTTATACCGGTCTGTCAGATCATTATTATGAATAA
- a CDS encoding class I SAM-dependent methyltransferase: MSIPSNYEFFLTKVPELSPAGGRILDYGCGKGTLVEEGIRRKIDFWGCELFGSGSGTAIRQELRQKGLLDERVREISEGTIPFPDSFFDLVVSNQVFEHVPSLSAPLEEIARTLKPSGKLLCVFPTMECYRDHAGTLFAHKFAPYSKAQYYNLLFFRLLGFGRLKKGRGTPREWTNFFVNWLAQNTWYRSHNEIHEAFNKYFVTYQHVEEEYLSFRLKEKGWNLAANLAHIPFGKLFFRWVVTRWGGVVLLAEKSSGNEITVAI, from the coding sequence ATGAGCATACCATCCAATTATGAATTTTTTCTCACCAAGGTGCCCGAGCTTTCTCCTGCTGGAGGACGTATTCTTGATTATGGTTGTGGTAAGGGCACGTTGGTGGAGGAAGGAATACGCCGGAAGATTGATTTTTGGGGATGTGAATTGTTCGGCTCAGGGAGTGGCACGGCCATCCGTCAGGAGCTTCGCCAGAAAGGATTACTTGATGAAAGAGTACGGGAGATTTCAGAAGGAACCATCCCTTTTCCTGACAGCTTCTTTGACTTGGTAGTTTCAAATCAAGTGTTTGAGCATGTCCCTTCCTTATCCGCTCCACTTGAGGAAATTGCCAGAACATTAAAACCATCCGGAAAATTACTGTGCGTTTTCCCTACGATGGAATGCTATCGTGACCATGCTGGTACTCTATTTGCTCATAAGTTTGCCCCCTATTCAAAAGCTCAGTACTATAATCTATTGTTCTTCAGGCTTCTCGGTTTTGGACGGCTGAAAAAAGGACGAGGAACTCCCCGCGAATGGACCAACTTTTTTGTTAATTGGCTGGCGCAAAACACCTGGTATCGCTCGCACAATGAAATACATGAAGCTTTTAATAAATACTTTGTTACTTATCAGCATGTTGAAGAAGAATATCTTTCTTTCAGGCTTAAAGAAAAAGGGTGGAACCTGGCTGCTAACTTAGCCCACATCCCGTTTGGAAAATTGTTCTTCCGATGGGTAGTTACACGATGGGGTGGAGTAGTCCTGTTGGCGGAAAAATCATCAGGAAACGAGATAACGGTAGCGATATGA